A region of Natribaculum luteum DNA encodes the following proteins:
- a CDS encoding VOC family protein, with translation MQGTLDHVMMRVEDLEESLEWYQGHLDYEEKDRYEGDGFTIVYLGPEEMHEEGAMLELTYNEGESYEMGDAWGHIAVRVDDVFDAYEELMDEGVEDYRDPESCGGSYAFVTDPDGHEVEIVERDYGARWSLDHTMIRVEDADEALGFWTRKFEYEHTGRWEADTFANYFVKPEGAADEAMAVELTYNYDGRSYEMGDAWGHLCVRVDDLQDDWEQLLVREAADYRDPESNDDMYAFTKDQDGHEIELIERDLEAESLFPF, from the coding sequence ATGCAGGGCACGCTCGACCACGTCATGATGCGCGTCGAAGACCTCGAGGAATCCCTCGAGTGGTACCAGGGCCACCTCGACTACGAGGAGAAAGACCGCTACGAGGGCGACGGCTTCACCATCGTCTACCTCGGTCCCGAGGAGATGCACGAGGAAGGGGCGATGCTCGAGTTGACCTACAACGAGGGCGAGTCCTACGAGATGGGCGACGCCTGGGGGCACATTGCTGTGCGCGTCGACGACGTCTTCGACGCCTACGAGGAGCTGATGGACGAAGGCGTCGAGGACTACCGCGACCCAGAGTCCTGTGGCGGCTCCTACGCGTTCGTCACGGACCCGGACGGTCACGAGGTCGAGATCGTTGAGCGCGACTACGGCGCGCGCTGGTCGCTCGACCACACCATGATCCGCGTCGAGGACGCCGACGAGGCGCTTGGCTTCTGGACCCGGAAGTTCGAGTACGAACACACCGGCCGCTGGGAGGCCGACACCTTCGCCAACTACTTTGTGAAACCCGAGGGTGCGGCCGACGAGGCGATGGCCGTCGAACTCACCTACAACTACGACGGGCGCAGCTACGAGATGGGCGACGCCTGGGGCCACCTCTGCGTCCGCGTCGACGACCTCCAGGACGACTGGGAACAGCTGCTCGTCCGGGAGGCAGCGGACTACCGCGACCCCGAGAGCAACGACGACATGTACGCGTTCACGAAAGACCAGGACGGCCACGAGATCGAACTCATCGAGCGCGACCTCGAGGCGGAGTCGCTGTTCCCGTTCTAG
- a CDS encoding Na+/H+ antiporter NhaC family protein yields MAEFGALSLVPPLLAIALAIVTRRPILSLFLGIWSGGVILTGSLGVGQTFRWITGSIADSFHAQILVFTLLLGSGVALIWRLGGATAVRNWATTRLETQRNAGLATWILGMLLFFDDYANTAIVGSTMREISDQMRISREKLSYIVDSTAAPVATIAISSWVAFQLSMIDEGYGVVEETHGVETPGVFQTFVQSIPYNTYALLAILMVGVVLYTRRDFGEMLDAEHRSWQTGNVSREDAQPLQKVEGDLGEPIETRPMLRTFFAPVVVLIVVTLAGAFWTGYGTWVDDQAEAGGPTSLEAATSQDGVVQVLVDVIGAGDFAAALVWGSFAMIATVAAIGLFYDIVDLATAVETVVDGFHLMVTAVTILVLAWSISAVAEDLGTGTYVAGVAEEVVSPALLPIVVLFVSAFVAFTMGSSWATMGIVTPIALPVGYELTTSFDLAPVLVGAVFSGAIFGDHTSPISDTTVLSSTFTGADLIDHVRTQLYYAGTVMLVVTLCYLLYGFLGVPPVVFLPLGAVVLVGLVYAFSELDARRKGVSPIASSGDLEDVETGSETGAVPGETD; encoded by the coding sequence ATGGCCGAGTTCGGAGCACTCTCGCTCGTGCCGCCGCTGCTCGCGATCGCGCTGGCGATCGTGACGCGCCGGCCGATCCTGTCGCTGTTTCTCGGCATCTGGTCGGGTGGCGTCATCCTGACCGGGAGTCTCGGCGTCGGGCAGACGTTCCGGTGGATCACCGGCTCGATCGCCGACTCGTTTCACGCACAGATCCTCGTGTTCACCCTGTTGCTCGGTTCGGGCGTCGCGCTCATCTGGCGACTCGGCGGGGCGACCGCCGTGCGAAACTGGGCGACGACTCGCCTCGAGACCCAGCGCAACGCCGGGCTCGCCACGTGGATCCTCGGGATGCTCCTGTTTTTCGACGACTACGCCAACACGGCGATCGTCGGGAGCACGATGCGCGAAATCTCCGACCAGATGCGCATCTCCCGGGAGAAACTGTCGTACATCGTCGACTCGACGGCCGCGCCCGTGGCGACGATCGCCATCTCGAGTTGGGTCGCGTTCCAGCTGTCGATGATCGACGAGGGGTACGGCGTCGTCGAGGAGACCCACGGCGTCGAGACCCCCGGCGTGTTCCAGACGTTCGTCCAGTCGATCCCGTACAACACCTACGCGCTGCTCGCCATCCTCATGGTCGGGGTCGTCCTCTACACGCGCCGGGACTTCGGGGAGATGCTCGACGCCGAACACCGATCGTGGCAGACGGGCAACGTCAGCCGTGAGGACGCACAGCCGCTGCAGAAAGTCGAGGGCGACCTGGGTGAGCCGATCGAGACCCGTCCGATGCTTCGGACGTTCTTCGCCCCCGTCGTCGTGTTGATCGTCGTCACGCTCGCGGGCGCGTTCTGGACGGGCTACGGCACGTGGGTCGACGACCAGGCCGAGGCCGGCGGGCCGACGTCGCTCGAGGCGGCGACGAGCCAGGACGGCGTCGTGCAGGTGCTCGTCGACGTGATCGGTGCGGGCGACTTCGCCGCCGCGCTCGTCTGGGGCTCGTTCGCGATGATCGCGACGGTCGCCGCCATCGGGCTGTTCTACGACATCGTCGACCTCGCGACCGCCGTCGAGACGGTCGTCGACGGCTTCCACCTCATGGTGACGGCGGTGACGATCCTCGTGCTCGCCTGGTCGATCAGCGCGGTCGCCGAGGACCTCGGTACCGGCACGTACGTCGCCGGCGTCGCGGAGGAGGTCGTCTCGCCCGCACTGTTGCCGATCGTCGTCCTGTTCGTCTCCGCGTTCGTCGCGTTCACGATGGGCTCGTCGTGGGCGACGATGGGCATCGTCACGCCGATCGCTCTCCCCGTCGGCTACGAACTCACGACGAGTTTCGACCTCGCGCCCGTCCTCGTCGGCGCAGTGTTCTCCGGGGCGATCTTCGGCGACCACACCTCGCCGATCTCCGATACGACCGTCCTCTCCTCGACGTTCACGGGTGCCGACCTGATCGACCACGTCCGGACCCAGCTGTACTACGCCGGGACCGTCATGCTCGTCGTGACGTTGTGTTACCTGCTGTACGGCTTCCTCGGCGTCCCCCCCGTCGTCTTCCTCCCGCTCGGGGCCGTCGTCCTCGTCGGCCTCGTCTACGCGTTCTCCGAACTCGACGCCCGGCGGAAAGGCGTCTCCCCGATCGCGTCGTCGGGCGACCTCGAGGACGTCGAGACCGGCTCCGAAACCGGTGCGGTTCCCGGCGAGACCGACTAG
- a CDS encoding DUF7139 domain-containing protein — MTSLTEVYDGNGAAVTSLRRLYAGTALVLFGAALAVVAVFVATTDLFAAYVGGQFGAVKWAGILAGLGVPAVLVGVFAVLPASRRVRAAAAIGTSLCLLGVALFWHAYPHHWRGHGDDLTLLVSVVYLLGLFTAIWCLFVAVANFKTRNDPGGALEMNVTRRGETKVVEVDGSSGGLGGIGFLGGTPDGEVETQTNASADPNETARAAQVSAPASDGGSAASDIDSPLDGSDAEIVDAPTGPSEPADRYCGNCAHFQYVRSSSGMTPYCAYHDGAMDDMDACEEWTPNHE; from the coding sequence ATGACCAGCCTGACGGAGGTATACGACGGCAACGGGGCGGCAGTGACGAGCCTCCGGCGGCTGTACGCCGGGACGGCGCTTGTCCTCTTCGGTGCTGCCCTCGCCGTCGTGGCCGTGTTCGTCGCGACGACCGACCTCTTCGCCGCGTACGTCGGTGGCCAGTTCGGGGCAGTGAAGTGGGCCGGAATCCTCGCCGGACTGGGCGTCCCCGCCGTGCTCGTGGGCGTCTTCGCCGTCTTGCCCGCGAGTCGGCGCGTCCGTGCCGCAGCAGCCATCGGAACGAGCCTCTGTCTGCTCGGCGTCGCCCTCTTCTGGCACGCCTACCCCCACCACTGGCGCGGGCACGGTGACGACCTGACGCTGCTCGTTTCGGTCGTCTACCTGCTCGGGCTCTTTACCGCCATCTGGTGTCTGTTCGTCGCCGTCGCCAACTTCAAGACCCGGAACGACCCCGGCGGTGCCCTCGAGATGAACGTCACCCGACGCGGCGAGACGAAGGTCGTCGAGGTCGACGGCTCGAGCGGTGGGCTCGGCGGGATCGGTTTCCTCGGCGGGACGCCGGACGGCGAGGTCGAGACCCAGACCAATGCGTCGGCCGACCCGAACGAGACGGCGCGTGCCGCCCAGGTGAGCGCACCGGCGAGCGACGGCGGATCGGCAGCCTCCGACATCGACTCGCCGCTCGACGGCAGCGACGCCGAGATCGTCGACGCGCCCACCGGGCCGTCGGAGCCAGCCGACCGGTACTGCGGGAACTGCGCGCACTTCCAGTACGTCCGCTCGTCCTCGGGGATGACGCCCTACTGTGCGTACCACGACGGGGCGATGGACGACATGGACGCCTGCGAGGAGTGGACGCCGAACCACGAGTGA
- a CDS encoding DUF5789 family protein: MSDEEEESEPAVSLGEKTPVEGAPLARVTSRLTWPKEASEVDRLEGESVVRTAEGPLELSDVIAEIDETYFQRRQEFESHARGVIGTGPVQTADE, translated from the coding sequence ATGAGTGACGAGGAAGAAGAGTCCGAACCCGCCGTCTCCCTCGGCGAGAAGACGCCCGTCGAGGGCGCACCGCTCGCGCGAGTGACCTCCCGACTGACCTGGCCGAAAGAAGCCAGCGAGGTCGACCGACTCGAGGGCGAGAGCGTCGTTCGGACGGCCGAGGGGCCACTCGAGCTGTCGGACGTGATCGCGGAGATCGACGAGACGTACTTCCAGCGCCGCCAGGAGTTCGAGAGCCACGCCCGCGGCGTGATCGGGACCGGCCCTGTCCAGACCGCAGACGAGTAA
- a CDS encoding CPBP family glutamic-type intramembrane protease produces the protein MATEEVRTGVRWLRERLAALTWVQRSLLAGALLTVLWTNLVRSGLHNRLLFDGLFLFAGPLALALSHGEDIGWRVDRLAIRNTVVLALFVLPFYLVGSTLPTIRTFYPIWETSAVPGEFVPHAVKLFFLALAAETYYRGLLCVGVQDVGFKAVFISPIVYMFHHAGKPPIEFLLSGPTDVLFGAVDYRSNSILPSTIAHGAGLVLLDWLVLHDPLFSPTPVLRALEWLPVPL, from the coding sequence GTGGCGACCGAGGAGGTCCGTACCGGCGTCCGCTGGCTGCGCGAGCGCCTCGCTGCCCTCACGTGGGTGCAGCGATCGTTACTCGCTGGTGCGCTATTGACGGTCCTGTGGACGAACCTCGTCCGCTCGGGACTGCACAATCGTCTCCTCTTCGACGGCCTGTTTCTGTTCGCGGGACCGCTCGCGCTGGCGCTTTCCCACGGCGAGGACATCGGCTGGCGGGTCGACCGCCTCGCGATCCGGAACACGGTCGTGCTCGCGCTGTTCGTCCTGCCGTTTTACCTCGTCGGCTCGACGCTGCCGACGATTCGGACGTTCTACCCGATCTGGGAAACCAGCGCCGTTCCAGGCGAGTTCGTTCCTCACGCGGTCAAACTGTTCTTCCTTGCACTGGCCGCCGAAACCTACTACCGGGGGCTGCTCTGTGTCGGCGTCCAGGACGTCGGCTTCAAGGCGGTCTTCATCAGCCCCATCGTCTACATGTTCCACCACGCGGGAAAGCCGCCGATCGAGTTTCTCCTCTCGGGACCGACGGACGTCCTCTTCGGTGCCGTCGACTACCGGTCGAACTCGATTCTTCCCTCCACGATCGCACACGGCGCGGGTCTCGTCTTGCTCGACTGGCTCGTCCTCCACGACCCGCTGTTCTCGCCGACGCCGGTCCTGCGCGCGCTCGAGTGGCTGCCCGTCCCGCTATAG
- a CDS encoding DUF302 domain-containing protein: MSLPVDPTTIDPEAYGEMRTVLEMDHDEAVEHVREVFTDAGFGVPVEFSPSELLNEKVDADRAPYYVLGACNPAIADRVLDAAMEMGGLFPCGVVVWEKTPGRQVVYHVSIMKIGHLLGIAPDDEEWQAIVDETGEMVDLAFENL; the protein is encoded by the coding sequence GTGAGTCTTCCAGTCGACCCGACGACAATCGATCCGGAAGCGTACGGCGAGATGCGAACCGTCCTCGAGATGGACCACGACGAGGCGGTTGAACACGTCCGCGAGGTGTTCACCGACGCGGGGTTCGGCGTTCCCGTCGAGTTCTCCCCCTCGGAACTGCTCAACGAGAAGGTCGACGCCGACCGCGCTCCGTACTACGTCCTCGGGGCGTGCAACCCGGCGATCGCCGACCGCGTCCTCGACGCAGCGATGGAGATGGGCGGTCTCTTTCCCTGCGGCGTCGTCGTCTGGGAGAAGACGCCGGGCCGACAGGTCGTCTACCACGTCTCGATTATGAAAATCGGCCACCTCCTCGGGATCGCTCCCGACGACGAAGAGTGGCAGGCGATCGTCGACGAAACGGGCGAGATGGTCGATCTGGCCTTCGAGAACTTGTAA
- a CDS encoding AI-2E family transporter — protein sequence MNARTGLFAALLTVLAVVGFLLIVPFLQYVLMAALLSYLLHPAHERLARVVGPHASATVLTTVAFIAVVVPALVVSLVVVETVTSFLRSFGRDDVVATVDATRTVLIDGVGLDPSAVDDIEAKLLEEAVYRSLETATTEGVALLATTVRTTFGAIVLAFVLYYLLVDGKRFLAWIRQIAPLEDRLQEQLLAETHGTTQAVVRSHLLVAIVQGVLGGAAFVAVGLPNAVFWTVVMTVASILPIVGVWVVWGPAALYLYGSDATLAAAILAGYGVVVLSTVDVVFRRRLVDGDASLHPAAVLVGALGGIYTLGIMGVVLGPVLLGIFKSSVTVLNRTQSLR from the coding sequence ATGAACGCCCGGACCGGGCTCTTCGCCGCCCTCCTCACCGTCCTCGCCGTCGTCGGATTCCTGCTGATCGTTCCCTTCCTGCAGTACGTGCTGATGGCCGCGTTGCTCTCGTATCTCCTCCATCCCGCCCACGAGCGACTGGCTCGCGTCGTCGGCCCCCACGCGTCCGCGACCGTGCTCACGACGGTCGCGTTCATCGCCGTCGTCGTCCCCGCCCTCGTCGTCTCGCTGGTCGTCGTAGAGACGGTCACGTCGTTTCTGCGCTCGTTCGGTCGCGACGACGTGGTGGCGACGGTCGACGCGACCAGGACCGTCTTGATCGACGGCGTCGGCCTCGATCCATCCGCCGTCGACGACATCGAGGCGAAGCTCCTCGAGGAGGCCGTCTACAGGTCGCTCGAGACGGCCACGACGGAGGGCGTCGCCCTCCTCGCGACGACCGTCCGGACGACGTTTGGCGCGATCGTCCTCGCATTCGTGCTGTACTACCTGCTCGTCGACGGAAAGCGATTTCTCGCCTGGATCCGCCAGATCGCGCCGCTCGAGGATCGCCTCCAGGAGCAACTGTTAGCCGAGACACACGGGACGACGCAGGCCGTCGTACGGAGTCACCTGCTCGTCGCGATCGTCCAGGGCGTCCTCGGTGGCGCCGCCTTCGTCGCCGTCGGGCTTCCGAACGCGGTGTTCTGGACCGTCGTCATGACGGTCGCCTCGATCCTGCCGATCGTCGGCGTCTGGGTCGTCTGGGGACCGGCGGCGCTGTACCTGTACGGTAGCGACGCGACACTCGCGGCGGCGATCCTGGCCGGCTACGGCGTCGTCGTGCTGTCGACGGTCGACGTCGTCTTCCGGAGGCGACTCGTCGACGGGGACGCGAGTCTCCACCCCGCCGCCGTCCTCGTCGGCGCGCTCGGCGGTATCTACACGCTGGGAATCATGGGCGTGGTGCTCGGGCCGGTCCTGCTCGGGATCTTCAAATCGAGCGTGACGGTCCTCAACCGGACGCAGTCGCTGCGGTAA
- the nreA gene encoding DNA repair protein NreA, whose protein sequence is MRLDEYIEDLEPDEEAERRRLAREKSYAITDHIAEFEQRFDDALSGDTLVGSTAPSIFVGRSNYPDIPVGLLSPVGDEGAAEEYVTDDSWYRQGYAIDDVLQRRTGLLNSSKRANVDSPGIASRLAPSVADVWDGFVGVQREVAIADRPVDLEIGLDGKPDLGLDAGTDVATPRGPRATARSADLTENPHVPRPVKKTLEDDDWQAQGAMTYLYRRGFDVYEIDSILSAGALGQAENRRLVPTRWSITAVDDTVGQFLRGRIKNAPSIDEVQVWENEYVGNRYWIVLAPGTWEFELVEMKAPGSIWNPDPHDDVWMASAAEGYEGRSGYVEETAGAYYAARLAVLEHLESIGRQAKCLVLREVSDDYWAPVGVWQVRESVRNAFEGEYGAAETFHDAVAAVATQLPISHARLRRKSELAAGLQSNLSAFGTN, encoded by the coding sequence ATGCGCCTCGACGAGTACATCGAGGACCTGGAACCCGACGAGGAGGCCGAACGCCGCCGACTCGCCAGGGAGAAGTCCTACGCGATCACGGACCACATCGCGGAGTTCGAGCAGCGGTTCGACGACGCGCTGAGTGGCGACACTCTCGTCGGCTCGACCGCACCGTCGATCTTCGTCGGGCGCTCGAACTACCCGGACATCCCCGTCGGTTTGCTCTCGCCCGTCGGCGACGAGGGTGCAGCCGAGGAGTACGTCACCGACGACAGCTGGTACCGACAGGGGTACGCCATCGACGACGTTCTCCAGCGTCGGACGGGGTTGCTCAACTCGAGCAAGCGCGCGAACGTCGACTCGCCGGGGATCGCCAGCCGGCTCGCACCGTCCGTGGCCGACGTCTGGGACGGCTTCGTCGGCGTCCAGCGCGAGGTGGCGATCGCCGACCGTCCGGTCGACCTCGAGATCGGGCTCGACGGGAAACCCGACCTCGGCCTCGACGCGGGGACGGACGTGGCGACCCCGCGCGGTCCGCGTGCGACCGCCCGCTCTGCGGACCTCACGGAGAACCCCCACGTGCCACGGCCGGTGAAGAAGACCCTGGAGGACGACGACTGGCAGGCCCAGGGGGCGATGACGTATCTCTACCGGCGCGGCTTCGACGTCTACGAGATCGACTCGATCCTCTCGGCGGGCGCGCTCGGGCAGGCCGAGAATCGCCGACTCGTCCCCACGCGGTGGTCGATCACCGCAGTCGACGACACCGTCGGTCAGTTCCTCCGCGGGCGGATCAAGAACGCCCCGAGCATCGACGAGGTGCAGGTCTGGGAGAACGAGTACGTCGGCAACCGCTACTGGATCGTCCTCGCGCCCGGCACGTGGGAGTTCGAACTCGTCGAGATGAAAGCGCCCGGCAGCATCTGGAATCCCGACCCCCACGACGACGTCTGGATGGCGAGCGCCGCCGAGGGCTACGAGGGCCGCTCGGGGTACGTCGAGGAGACCGCGGGCGCCTACTACGCCGCTCGACTCGCCGTCTTAGAGCACCTCGAGTCGATCGGCCGGCAGGCGAAGTGTCTGGTCTTGCGGGAGGTCAGCGACGACTACTGGGCCCCCGTCGGCGTCTGGCAGGTCCGCGAGAGCGTTCGCAACGCCTTCGAGGGGGAGTACGGCGCGGCCGAGACGTTCCACGACGCCGTCGCGGCGGTCGCCACGCAGTTGCCGATCTCACACGCCCGACTCCGCCGGAAGTCCGAACTCGCGGCCGGGTTGCAGTCGAACCTCTCCGCGTTCGGGACGAACTGA
- a CDS encoding lycopene cyclase domain-containing protein encodes MAPPVRRSAPYRGYGHPDGTLAAGGSDERCRRTGEAVSSRRPAVSTLGRHRRIGPEPEDRRADGWREKPHGRQQIRADERNGRSDVTMTVPLTYLEFHALFVLPPVVALFVAAMRRERAWWNRRAVAGIGIMSTLAVVYTTPWDNALIDRGVWWYGDGAVALTLWHAPLEEYLFFVFQPALTALWLYQFVSVESVPLRLPVRTRLVGLAAGLLVTVVGAALVLASSSTLYLGATLLWAGPVLAIQWAFGWPYLWRTRRVVAAGVLVPTLYLWIVDWIAIDLGIWVISSTYTTGFTLAGLPVEEAVFFLVTNVFVVQGLVLYRWLLDRLERSDARTVVTEAGSPTLADLLERREPER; translated from the coding sequence ATGGCCCCGCCTGTTCGTCGATCCGCGCCGTACCGGGGGTATGGACATCCCGACGGGACGCTGGCCGCCGGCGGCAGTGACGAGCGGTGCCGTCGGACCGGCGAAGCGGTCTCGAGTCGCCGACCCGCGGTCTCGACGCTCGGTCGGCATCGCCGGATCGGACCGGAACCCGAAGACCGTCGCGCAGACGGATGGAGGGAGAAACCGCACGGCAGGCAGCAGATCCGTGCTGACGAACGCAACGGCCGCTCGGATGTGACGATGACGGTTCCGCTGACCTACCTCGAGTTCCACGCGCTGTTCGTCCTCCCGCCGGTCGTGGCCCTGTTCGTCGCAGCAATGCGTCGCGAGCGGGCGTGGTGGAACCGGCGTGCGGTCGCCGGAATCGGCATCATGAGCACCCTGGCGGTGGTGTACACGACTCCGTGGGACAACGCACTCATCGACCGTGGCGTCTGGTGGTACGGCGACGGCGCGGTAGCGCTGACGCTGTGGCACGCACCCCTCGAGGAGTACCTGTTCTTCGTGTTCCAGCCGGCGCTGACCGCGCTCTGGCTCTACCAGTTCGTCTCGGTCGAGTCGGTGCCGTTGCGACTGCCGGTCCGAACCCGGCTGGTCGGCCTGGCGGCTGGCCTCCTCGTCACGGTCGTCGGTGCCGCGCTCGTACTCGCCTCGAGTTCGACGCTGTACCTCGGCGCGACGTTGCTGTGGGCCGGACCCGTTCTGGCGATCCAGTGGGCCTTCGGCTGGCCCTACCTCTGGCGGACGCGGCGCGTCGTCGCTGCCGGCGTCCTCGTCCCGACGCTGTACCTGTGGATCGTCGACTGGATCGCGATCGACCTCGGCATCTGGGTCATCTCGAGTACGTACACGACCGGCTTCACCCTCGCCGGCCTGCCCGTCGAAGAGGCGGTCTTCTTTCTCGTTACCAACGTCTTCGTCGTCCAGGGCCTCGTGCTCTACCGGTGGCTGCTCGACCGACTGGAGCGAAGCGACGCGCGAACGGTCGTAACCGAGGCAGGCTCACCGACGCTGGCTGATCTCCTCGAACGGCGGGAACCGGAAAGATGA
- a CDS encoding Brp/Blh family beta-carotene 15,15'-dioxygenase: protein MTTYTSSPTPVSSEARSNARRLALLPGWVALAATLVVVLAVETIPLSYQLVPLALSVLVLGLPHGAVDHLVVPQSTDRPFSIETAATVGGVYLLAGGTYAVAWFLEPALAFAFFILLTWFHWGQGELHPRFRLVGATRRSRRAVVETLVVRGGIPMIVPLLAFPDQYRLVAGWLVSLFDPGAVATLEGLFSAEFRTVLGVGFGTLVVLSLVSGVGREDRETWLVDAGETLLLVAFFATVPPLLAIGVYFCAWHSLRHIVRYLLLEERSVVALEEGRSVAVLGRFARDAAPLTALSLVLAVVLYALVPNASGATEDLLALYLVFVAVLTLPHVLFVTWLDLREGLLGNG from the coding sequence ATGACGACGTACACCTCGTCTCCGACCCCAGTGTCGTCCGAGGCCCGGAGCAACGCCCGTCGGCTGGCCCTCCTTCCGGGCTGGGTGGCACTCGCCGCGACGCTCGTCGTCGTCCTCGCAGTCGAGACGATTCCGCTGTCCTACCAGCTCGTTCCGCTCGCGCTCAGCGTGCTCGTTCTCGGGCTACCCCACGGGGCGGTCGACCACCTCGTCGTGCCGCAATCGACCGACAGGCCGTTCTCGATCGAGACGGCGGCGACCGTCGGCGGCGTCTACCTCCTCGCAGGGGGTACCTACGCAGTCGCGTGGTTTCTCGAGCCCGCGCTTGCGTTCGCCTTCTTCATCCTCCTGACCTGGTTCCACTGGGGGCAGGGGGAGCTCCACCCGCGTTTCCGGCTCGTCGGCGCGACCCGTCGTTCGAGACGCGCCGTAGTCGAGACGCTCGTCGTTCGCGGCGGCATCCCGATGATCGTCCCCCTGCTCGCCTTTCCCGACCAGTACCGGCTCGTCGCCGGCTGGCTCGTCTCTCTCTTCGACCCGGGCGCAGTCGCGACGCTCGAGGGGCTGTTCTCCGCCGAGTTTCGCACCGTCCTCGGCGTCGGCTTCGGTACGCTCGTCGTCCTCTCGCTGGTCTCCGGCGTCGGACGGGAAGACCGCGAGACCTGGCTCGTCGACGCAGGCGAGACGCTGCTTCTGGTGGCGTTTTTCGCGACGGTCCCGCCGTTGCTCGCGATCGGCGTCTACTTCTGTGCGTGGCACTCGCTGCGCCACATCGTGCGATACCTCCTGCTCGAGGAGCGATCGGTCGTCGCACTCGAGGAGGGCCGATCGGTGGCGGTGCTCGGCCGATTCGCGCGCGACGCCGCGCCGTTGACCGCGCTCTCGCTCGTCCTCGCGGTCGTCCTCTACGCGCTCGTCCCGAACGCGTCCGGTGCCACCGAAGACCTCCTGGCGCTCTATCTCGTCTTCGTCGCCGTGTTGACGCTTCCACACGTGCTCTTTGTCACCTGGCTCGATCTGCGTGAGGGTCTGCTGGGGAACGGCTGA
- a CDS encoding bacteriorhodopsin codes for MTLEPAVEDALSEPLMASSLWFMIALMGAATVLFVYMGRNVSDPRIALIFAATIGVPAVSISSYFGLASGLTIGVVEIAGRGETVTMWGRYLTWTFSTPLILLALGLLAGSNATKLFTAIVFDIGMCVTGLAAALTTQAVWMRWAWFGISSAFFLVVVYVLLVEWPRDVRAQEPDVQNLFNTLKLLTVVLWFGYPIVWALGTEGLALLGTGTTGLAITSWLYSLLDVGAKFVFAFVLLRFLADEPETVARKTLFGAPTTADD; via the coding sequence CTGACGCTCGAACCGGCAGTCGAAGACGCCCTCTCCGAGCCGCTGATGGCGAGTTCGCTCTGGTTTATGATCGCGCTGATGGGGGCTGCAACGGTGCTGTTCGTCTACATGGGTCGCAACGTTTCCGACCCGCGAATCGCGCTGATCTTCGCGGCGACGATCGGCGTTCCGGCAGTGTCGATCTCGAGTTACTTCGGGCTCGCGTCCGGGCTGACGATCGGCGTCGTCGAGATCGCGGGTCGCGGCGAGACGGTCACGATGTGGGGTCGATACCTGACGTGGACGTTCTCGACGCCACTGATCTTGCTGGCGCTGGGGCTGCTCGCGGGGTCGAACGCGACGAAACTGTTCACGGCGATCGTTTTCGACATCGGCATGTGCGTGACGGGCCTGGCGGCGGCGCTGACGACGCAAGCGGTCTGGATGCGCTGGGCGTGGTTCGGGATCAGTTCGGCGTTTTTCCTCGTGGTCGTCTACGTCCTGCTGGTCGAGTGGCCCAGAGACGTGCGCGCGCAGGAGCCGGACGTACAGAACCTGTTCAACACGCTAAAGCTGTTGACGGTCGTACTGTGGTTTGGCTATCCGATCGTCTGGGCGCTCGGCACGGAGGGGCTCGCCCTCCTCGGTACCGGCACCACCGGACTCGCGATCACCTCCTGGCTGTACAGCCTCCTCGACGTCGGCGCGAAGTTCGTCTTCGCGTTCGTCCTGCTGCGATTCCTCGCCGACGAACCGGAGACGGTCGCCCGGAAGACGCTGTTCGGAGCGCCGACGACGGCCGACGACTGA